From the Leptolyngbya sp. O-77 genome, one window contains:
- a CDS encoding ABC transporter permease, with protein MQQKRSLTYYLLAGFFGLFVLFLYGPMLAIFILSLQGEEGTLTFPMKGFSFYWLGQVFQEQRVGNFTDAFWRSLLLGLIVTLLSVIVTVMSALAFRQRFKGAGTLFYLTIASLIVPSVLISLGIGIVFQVLDLETNWFSSGLGAHLTWTVPFAFLIMLGIFNRFNPSYEEASRDLGANDTKTFWEIVFPLILPALIGIGLLGFTLSYDEFTRTSLVSGQKNTLPLEIFGMTTNVTSPALYALGTLTTLFSFAMILLAIAAYNYTSRRQSQ; from the coding sequence ATGCAACAGAAACGCTCCCTGACTTACTACCTGCTGGCGGGCTTCTTTGGGCTATTTGTCCTGTTTCTCTACGGCCCCATGCTGGCGATCTTTATCCTGTCGCTGCAAGGCGAAGAGGGCACGCTGACGTTTCCGATGAAAGGCTTTAGCTTCTACTGGTTGGGGCAGGTCTTCCAGGAACAGCGCGTGGGCAACTTTACAGATGCCTTCTGGCGATCGCTCCTCTTGGGACTGATCGTGACGCTGCTATCGGTTATCGTCACGGTCATGTCTGCCTTGGCCTTCCGGCAGCGGTTCAAAGGGGCTGGAACCCTGTTCTATCTGACGATTGCCAGCCTGATCGTGCCCAGCGTGCTGATTTCTCTAGGCATTGGCATTGTATTTCAGGTGCTGGATTTGGAAACGAACTGGTTCTCGTCGGGTCTAGGCGCACACCTAACCTGGACGGTTCCCTTTGCCTTTCTAATCATGCTGGGCATTTTCAACCGATTTAACCCGTCCTACGAAGAGGCTTCCCGCGACCTGGGCGCAAACGACACCAAAACCTTCTGGGAGATTGTGTTTCCGTTGATTCTGCCGGCGCTGATCGGCATTGGGCTATTGGGCTTTACGCTGTCCTACGACGAATTTACGCGCACGTCGCTGGTGTCAGGGCAAAAGAACACGCTGCCGCTGGAAATCTTCGGCATGACCACCAACGTTACCTCGCCTGCGCTGTATGCTCTGGGCACCCTGACGACGCTGTTTTCCTTTGCCATGATTCTGCTGGCGATCGCCGCCTACAACTATACCTCGCGCCGCCAGTCGCAGTGA
- a CDS encoding cupin domain-containing protein — translation MALQQDSRQAAPAEQVSDEGMRGVDTAAPQPNDGEIITVRPDAETLTRQRLPYFVGISGNTAGTQGISMNLVMIPPGASAEPHFHRDYETAIYILEGRVETRYGLGLRQSVINETGDFLFIPPGVPHQPHNLSQTEPARALVSRNDPNEQENVVLYNPAHHNPAGNDPAGNHLAGDDPAG, via the coding sequence ATGGCATTGCAACAAGATTCACGCCAAGCAGCCCCGGCAGAGCAGGTGAGCGATGAGGGGATGCGCGGGGTAGACACCGCCGCGCCCCAGCCCAACGACGGCGAAATCATTACCGTGCGTCCCGATGCAGAAACCCTGACGCGCCAGCGGTTGCCCTATTTCGTCGGCATTTCTGGTAACACCGCAGGGACGCAGGGCATCTCCATGAACCTGGTGATGATTCCACCCGGAGCCTCTGCCGAGCCGCATTTCCACCGCGACTACGAAACCGCCATCTACATCCTGGAGGGGCGCGTCGAAACCCGCTACGGGCTGGGACTTCGGCAGTCGGTCATCAACGAAACAGGCGATTTCCTCTTTATTCCACCTGGCGTGCCCCACCAGCCCCACAACCTCAGCCAGACCGAACCCGCCCGCGCCCTCGTTTCCCGCAACGACCCTAACGAGCAAGAAAACGTCGTCCTCTACAATCCAGCACACCACAATCCAGCAGGTAATGATCCAGCAGGCAATCATCTAGCAGGTGATGATCCGGCAGGCTAG
- a CDS encoding CAAX protease, translated as MEQPSPTTTRAAKRGRSPWKAPWRVASIAGTVLAAFLAASSTLIPAVSGWLSHTLLVLAATLSITKDLLLVGGIAVLIASLLAPLEALGWWAGWYGEDLQTLEAPGILAEPLPEPSTITRYVVYLDGIAQGKYTYLPDVEEFLATLAADMPDDIVLIQGIMSYSVMNRSLTERRILAFFWRIVDRLQMSPSSGIFGLLLSFLINIRNVLVVAVTADQRYGPIYGQGTAQVIFNSLTHYGYQPNSGVPVTLLGYSGGAQVALRAALTLKRLLKAPIDVISLAGVVSGNHNLLELEHLYHLVGDRDWVEKQGAVLFPQRWRLFPLSPWNRARQRRKITISSLGSIGHNGADGPYSVTERLPDGRTHLEATVRAVSDILQGKSALVSKTQVAKPSNYERYWQAEFNRPDYYPLDQTVDPSLYRAIPAGIAPRIAPWTGRLILPKPNERRQVRGVWFEVHHTPPEYAHLMGQVVVLRWQQTPGIQFFLQQTTRDVFFSEETEYSICQGLVHPLRIDRWQRVDPLESLAGSRPYDDVLVMLDEPQVQDIQICGEGRSLLAITREPVQITGRYYALATVLEPVNAQGQPLPDSDASEPEFFRIQHFNRATRQFDGPTEIVRFPPVIPDANNLPPAGNRGLEKSPAGRDGWYLYGAKDAAGRFVVQAIAPRALLRLQPDQTIGDRREAWQFLRRGIWENIAALKGNVRSTLLLNECLADSPTAPQDALQPANHQPAVCEGSRALVIHLYGGIGGAKAEPQAQGPLYFGHFAYGVATVVREPLADELIFDIHYHQVYTHNTDGVIAGRLSWQRFLGDRQFGWLGVRPVCDLVIQYDPFTNPFDFGGVKASALDGLVTQLEIMTARYRVGDGTGGTYVGPAHNCSQDSNQALYAAVKNLGDALNRMPELKDWLDEQPDQAARFDQLVRLGQFIKREMLPLGTARADWKTNDSTLGVSPESEILYNLTVGLISWRTLLPRLACETIARQFLNQGARIWVLQTCQVGGDRPEIAPVPPTPLGW; from the coding sequence ATGGAACAGCCCAGCCCAACCACGACTCGTGCTGCCAAACGAGGGCGATCGCCCTGGAAAGCGCCCTGGAGAGTCGCCAGTATCGCGGGCACGGTTCTGGCAGCATTTCTAGCAGCATCGTCCACGCTGATTCCGGCGGTCAGTGGCTGGCTCTCGCACACGCTGCTGGTGCTGGCGGCCACCCTCAGCATTACCAAAGACCTGCTGCTGGTGGGCGGCATTGCAGTCCTGATCGCCAGCCTGCTGGCCCCGCTGGAGGCCCTGGGCTGGTGGGCGGGCTGGTATGGTGAGGATCTGCAAACCCTGGAAGCACCGGGAATCCTGGCAGAACCGCTGCCCGAACCCAGCACCATCACTCGCTACGTCGTTTACCTGGATGGCATCGCCCAAGGAAAGTATACTTACTTGCCCGATGTGGAGGAATTCCTGGCGACGCTGGCGGCCGACATGCCCGATGACATCGTGCTAATCCAGGGCATCATGTCTTACTCCGTGATGAATCGCTCCCTTACCGAGCGACGAATACTGGCGTTCTTTTGGCGCATCGTCGATCGGCTGCAAATGTCGCCCTCCAGCGGCATCTTTGGGCTATTGCTCTCGTTTTTGATTAACATCCGCAACGTGCTGGTCGTCGCCGTGACTGCCGATCAGCGCTACGGTCCGATTTACGGCCAGGGCACGGCGCAGGTCATCTTCAACAGCTTGACCCACTACGGGTATCAGCCCAATAGCGGCGTTCCGGTGACGCTGCTGGGCTATAGCGGCGGGGCGCAGGTGGCGCTGCGGGCGGCGCTGACGCTCAAGCGATTGCTCAAAGCACCCATCGACGTGATTTCGCTGGCGGGCGTGGTCAGCGGCAACCACAATTTGCTGGAGTTAGAGCATCTTTATCATTTGGTGGGCGATCGCGACTGGGTAGAAAAACAAGGCGCAGTGCTGTTTCCCCAGCGCTGGCGGCTGTTTCCGCTGTCACCGTGGAATCGCGCCCGCCAGCGCCGCAAGATTACCATTTCTTCCCTTGGCTCGATAGGGCACAACGGAGCCGACGGCCCCTACAGCGTCACCGAGCGCCTGCCCGACGGCCGCACGCACCTGGAGGCAACTGTCCGCGCTGTATCCGACATTTTGCAGGGCAAGTCGGCGCTGGTGAGCAAGACGCAGGTCGCCAAACCCAGCAACTATGAGCGCTATTGGCAAGCCGAGTTTAACCGACCCGACTATTATCCGCTCGACCAAACTGTAGATCCATCGCTGTATCGGGCGATTCCCGCAGGGATCGCTCCGCGAATCGCCCCCTGGACGGGGCGGCTGATTTTGCCCAAACCGAACGAGCGGCGGCAGGTGCGCGGCGTGTGGTTTGAGGTGCATCACACGCCGCCAGAATATGCCCATCTGATGGGACAGGTGGTGGTGCTGCGCTGGCAGCAAACGCCGGGGATTCAGTTCTTTTTGCAGCAGACCACCCGCGATGTCTTTTTTAGCGAAGAGACGGAATACAGCATTTGCCAGGGCTTGGTGCATCCGCTGCGAATTGACCGCTGGCAGCGGGTCGATCCGCTAGAGTCGCTGGCAGGCAGCCGCCCCTACGATGACGTGCTGGTGATGCTGGACGAGCCACAGGTGCAGGACATCCAAATTTGTGGCGAAGGGCGATCGCTCCTCGCGATTACGCGAGAACCCGTGCAGATTACAGGTCGCTATTATGCCCTGGCGACGGTGCTGGAACCCGTCAATGCCCAGGGACAACCCCTGCCAGACTCCGATGCCTCTGAGCCAGAATTTTTCCGCATTCAGCATTTCAACCGGGCCACGCGCCAGTTTGACGGGCCCACGGAAATTGTGCGTTTTCCCCCGGTCATTCCCGATGCAAACAACCTGCCGCCTGCTGGGAATCGGGGACTGGAAAAGTCTCCTGCGGGGCGCGATGGCTGGTATCTCTATGGCGCAAAGGACGCAGCGGGTCGGTTTGTGGTGCAGGCGATCGCCCCCCGTGCGCTCCTGCGCTTGCAGCCGGATCAAACCATTGGCGATCGCCGCGAGGCCTGGCAGTTCCTTAGGCGCGGCATCTGGGAAAACATAGCAGCGCTGAAAGGCAACGTCCGCTCAACGCTGCTCTTGAACGAGTGCCTGGCAGATTCCCCGACTGCCCCTCAGGATGCCCTTCAACCCGCCAATCACCAGCCCGCTGTTTGCGAAGGCTCACGGGCGCTGGTGATTCACCTCTATGGGGGCATCGGCGGCGCAAAAGCAGAACCCCAGGCGCAGGGGCCGCTGTACTTTGGGCACTTTGCCTACGGCGTGGCAACGGTGGTGCGTGAGCCGCTGGCCGACGAGCTAATCTTCGACATTCACTATCACCAAGTCTATACCCACAACACCGATGGGGTGATTGCGGGAAGACTATCGTGGCAGCGATTTTTGGGCGATCGCCAGTTTGGCTGGCTGGGCGTGCGACCAGTGTGTGACCTAGTGATTCAATACGATCCGTTCACCAATCCCTTCGATTTTGGCGGCGTAAAAGCCTCGGCGCTAGACGGACTCGTGACCCAACTCGAAATCATGACCGCCCGCTATCGCGTCGGCGACGGCACTGGCGGCACCTACGTCGGCCCCGCTCACAACTGCTCGCAAGACTCTAACCAGGCCCTCTACGCGGCGGTGAAAAACCTGGGCGACGCGCTCAACCGGATGCCCGAACTCAAGGACTGGCTGGATGAACAGCCCGACCAGGCAGCGCGATTTGACCAACTGGTGCGGCTGGGGCAGTTTATCAAACGAGAGATGCTGCCGCTCGGCACGGCTCGCGCCGACTGGAAAACGAACGACAGCACCCTCGGCGTTAGCCCCGAAAGCGAAATTCTCTATAACCTCACCGTCGGGCTGATTAGCTGGCGGACGCTGCTGCCCCGCCTCGCCTGCGAAACCATTGCCCGCCAGTTTCTCAATCAGGGCGCACGGATTTGGGTGCTGCAAACCTGCCAGGTGGGGGGCGATCGCCCGGAGATTGCGCCCGTCCCGCCAACGCCGTTGGGATGGTGA
- a CDS encoding dienelactone hydrolase family protein, translated as MQIVKRNVELRVDDSLMRVYVAAPKPEGRYPGIVFFSDIYQLGGPITRLADRLAGYGYVVAAPEIFHRLEPVGTVIEPSDLGRMRGNDDARRTAIAHYDADTRAVLDFLKSEVSVLPDKLGSMGFCIGGHLAYRAAFQPEVKATVSCYPTGIPIGKLGKGVADTLQRTSEIHGELLLIFGTLDPHIKEPDRHTLAQTLAKTGVKHQILIYEADHTFMRDDGPRYDPAATDAAWNELIPFLRRVIG; from the coding sequence ATGCAAATCGTCAAGCGGAACGTGGAACTGCGGGTGGATGACAGCCTGATGCGGGTGTATGTGGCTGCGCCCAAGCCAGAGGGCCGCTATCCCGGCATCGTCTTCTTTTCGGATATTTACCAACTGGGCGGCCCGATTACGCGGCTGGCGGATCGGCTAGCGGGCTATGGATATGTGGTGGCTGCGCCGGAAATCTTCCATCGGCTGGAACCCGTGGGCACGGTGATTGAACCCAGCGACCTGGGGCGGATGCGGGGTAATGATGACGCTCGACGAACGGCGATCGCCCACTACGATGCCGACACCCGCGCCGTCCTCGATTTCCTCAAGTCTGAAGTCTCGGTGTTGCCCGATAAGCTAGGCAGTATGGGCTTTTGCATTGGGGGGCACTTGGCCTACCGCGCCGCCTTCCAGCCAGAGGTGAAGGCGACGGTAAGCTGCTACCCTACGGGCATCCCTATTGGCAAACTGGGTAAGGGCGTGGCCGATACGCTCCAGCGCACGAGTGAAATCCACGGCGAACTGCTGCTTATCTTTGGCACCCTCGACCCGCATATCAAAGAACCCGATCGCCACACCCTTGCCCAAACCCTGGCCAAAACAGGCGTAAAGCACCAAATTCTGATTTACGAAGCCGACCACACCTTTATGCGCGACGATGGCCCCCGCTACGACCCCGCCGCCACTGATGCTGCCTGGAATGAACTCATCCCGTTCCTGAGACGGGTAATTGGTTAG
- a CDS encoding PotD/PotF family extracellular solute-binding protein, with protein sequence MAKISRRQVIRTGLAAGAALAATRCARSEAPVGTPNNPATGPEVNTNQTKDVTLRLIGTGVSQINEIRDKAQQDLGFKLDMRALSTEENNQIAITQPKQYDIFDGEYFSLPLVVPSGNLQPIDVSKIKDYDKIVPFFTQGKFEGMPVEQSQGTAPYKVQYLTGPDSKEFSPTPTDYATLIPFQYNADTLGYRPDLVGRKIETWGELFNPEFKGKTSILDIPQIGIMDAAMVAESLGLMKFGDKGNMTREEIDQITNILKEQKRAGQFRAFWKTFDESVNLMTSGEVVLQSMWSPAVTAVKSKGMECIYAPLKEGYRGWGGGIGLSKNLSGIQLDAAYEYINWMLEGWVGSFLGRQGYYSAVPENAKKYMSQAEWDFWYEGKPAAEDMVDPFGKTLEKKGAVRDGGSFKDRFGNIVCWNSTMKENVYLVQKWNEFIAS encoded by the coding sequence ATGGCTAAAATCTCTCGTCGTCAAGTCATCCGCACTGGACTCGCTGCCGGAGCCGCGCTGGCTGCGACCCGTTGCGCCCGCAGCGAAGCCCCCGTCGGCACCCCCAACAACCCGGCTACGGGCCCGGAGGTAAACACCAACCAGACCAAGGACGTGACCCTGCGGCTGATTGGCACCGGCGTATCGCAGATCAATGAAATTCGCGATAAAGCGCAGCAAGATCTCGGCTTTAAGCTAGACATGCGGGCCCTCAGCACCGAAGAAAACAACCAGATCGCCATTACTCAGCCCAAACAGTACGACATCTTTGACGGGGAATATTTCAGCTTGCCGCTAGTGGTGCCGTCGGGCAATCTCCAGCCCATCGATGTTAGCAAGATCAAAGACTACGACAAGATCGTGCCCTTCTTTACCCAGGGCAAGTTTGAGGGGATGCCTGTAGAACAATCCCAAGGCACAGCGCCTTACAAGGTGCAGTACCTTACTGGGCCAGACTCCAAAGAGTTTTCACCGACCCCCACCGACTACGCTACGCTGATCCCATTCCAGTACAACGCAGACACGCTGGGCTACCGTCCCGACTTGGTGGGCCGCAAGATCGAAACCTGGGGCGAATTGTTCAATCCCGAATTCAAAGGCAAGACTTCGATTCTGGACATCCCCCAAATCGGCATCATGGACGCGGCAATGGTAGCCGAGTCGCTGGGGCTGATGAAATTTGGCGACAAGGGCAACATGACCCGCGAAGAAATCGACCAGATTACCAATATTCTTAAGGAACAGAAGCGGGCGGGTCAGTTCCGGGCTTTCTGGAAGACCTTTGATGAATCGGTGAACCTGATGACTTCTGGCGAGGTAGTGTTGCAATCCATGTGGTCGCCTGCGGTGACCGCCGTGAAGTCTAAAGGCATGGAGTGCATCTATGCACCACTGAAGGAAGGCTATCGCGGCTGGGGCGGCGGCATTGGCCTGTCGAAGAACCTGTCGGGCATCCAGCTTGACGCAGCCTATGAGTACATCAACTGGATGCTAGAGGGCTGGGTCGGCTCCTTCCTGGGTCGCCAGGGCTACTACAGCGCCGTGCCAGAAAATGCCAAGAAATATATGTCGCAGGCAGAGTGGGACTTCTGGTACGAAGGCAAGCCCGCCGCCGAAGATATGGTAGACCCCTTCGGCAAAACCCTTGAGAAAAAAGGCGCAGTGCGGGATGGCGGCTCCTTCAAGGATCGCTTCGGCAACATCGTGTGTTGGAACTCCACGATGAAGGAGAACGTGTACCTGGTGCAAAAGTGGAACGAGTTTATCGCGTCGTAG
- a CDS encoding ABC transporter permease, whose translation MLKSWKSIQPYALATPQTLVLLLFLVLPILMIFVVSFWQFDGIQMIPSFTLDNYKSIFTSDVTLRTYLNTFKYVFLVWFFCLAIAFPVAYFLAFFIEDQKWQIILFLVCTVPFWTSNIIRMISWVPVLGREGLVNSTLLRLGLINQPLEWLLFSDFAIVLGMVHLYNFFMIAPIFNSLMRIDRNLITAARDMGASGFQILKEIILPLAAPGIAIGSIFVVTLVMGRIRHGCE comes from the coding sequence ATGCTGAAATCTTGGAAAAGCATTCAGCCCTATGCACTGGCAACGCCGCAAACACTCGTGCTGCTGCTGTTTCTGGTGCTGCCGATTCTCATGATCTTTGTGGTCAGCTTCTGGCAGTTTGACGGCATTCAGATGATTCCCAGCTTTACGCTGGATAACTACAAAAGTATCTTCACGTCCGACGTGACGCTGAGAACCTACCTAAACACGTTCAAGTATGTGTTCCTGGTGTGGTTCTTTTGTCTGGCGATCGCCTTTCCTGTGGCGTACTTTCTGGCATTCTTCATCGAAGACCAAAAGTGGCAAATCATTCTCTTTTTAGTGTGTACAGTACCATTCTGGACTTCAAATATTATCCGGATGATTTCCTGGGTGCCCGTGCTGGGGCGGGAAGGTCTGGTAAACAGCACGCTGCTGCGCCTGGGGCTGATTAATCAACCGCTGGAGTGGCTGCTGTTTTCGGATTTTGCCATTGTGCTGGGCATGGTGCATTTGTATAACTTTTTTATGATTGCGCCCATTTTCAATAGCCTCATGCGGATCGATCGCAACCTGATCACCGCCGCACGAGACATGGGCGCATCCGGGTTTCAAATTCTCAAAGAAATCATCCTGCCGCTGGCGGCTCCGGGGATTGCCATCGGCTCCATTTTTGTGGTGACGTTGGTGATGGGGCGAATTCGTCACGGGTGCGAATGA
- a CDS encoding ABC transporter ATP-binding protein, translated as MTQSSVSASASPTVDGGGVAPIPYDMPSTTVGVSLRSVTKKYGPVTAVENITLDIPPGSYCCLLGPSGCGKTTTMRMIAGHEDITQGDVYIGDLRVNDLPPAQRSTAMMFQNYALFPHKTVWQNVEFGLRMRDIPKPERDQRVGEILEIVGLTPFASRKPAQLSGGQQQRVALARSLVTRPQVLMLDEPLSALDENLRVKTRGELRRLQKQFGMTFIQVTHNQDEAYSLSDMIVVMDHGRIDQVGTPQEIFVKPISQFVAKFTGDNNIFKGTVSRADQDAEGYLVQMDVPKLGTLLCRGDYAQAGAAAACSVRADRVKVEPLSAADTSPRALVNQVTARIVAVEFTGYVTRVTLALEKTGQEVLYKVRSTDWVSQALQEGQVVALSWLADDCVFLSH; from the coding sequence ATGACTCAATCATCTGTCTCAGCTTCAGCTTCGCCGACCGTCGATGGGGGCGGAGTTGCACCAATTCCCTACGACATGCCATCCACGACCGTAGGCGTATCTCTCCGCTCGGTTACCAAAAAATACGGCCCCGTGACGGCAGTTGAGAACATCACCCTGGACATCCCGCCCGGTTCCTACTGCTGTCTGCTGGGACCAAGCGGCTGCGGCAAAACCACCACGATGCGGATGATTGCAGGTCACGAAGACATTACTCAGGGCGACGTATACATTGGCGACCTGCGGGTGAACGACCTGCCGCCTGCCCAGCGCAGCACCGCCATGATGTTCCAAAACTATGCCCTATTTCCCCACAAGACGGTCTGGCAGAATGTCGAGTTTGGGCTGCGGATGCGCGATATCCCCAAGCCCGAACGCGACCAGCGCGTGGGTGAAATCCTGGAAATCGTCGGGCTGACCCCGTTTGCCAGCCGCAAGCCCGCCCAACTCAGCGGCGGACAGCAGCAGCGCGTAGCCCTAGCGCGATCGCTCGTCACTCGTCCCCAAGTGCTGATGCTCGACGAACCCCTCAGCGCCCTCGACGAAAACCTGCGGGTAAAAACGCGGGGTGAGTTGCGCCGCCTGCAAAAGCAGTTTGGCATGACCTTCATCCAGGTGACGCACAACCAGGACGAAGCCTATTCCCTGTCGGACATGATCGTGGTCATGGATCATGGGCGGATCGACCAGGTGGGCACGCCTCAGGAAATCTTCGTCAAGCCAATTTCCCAGTTCGTCGCAAAATTCACAGGCGACAACAACATCTTCAAAGGAACCGTCAGCCGCGCCGACCAGGATGCCGAAGGCTACCTAGTGCAGATGGATGTGCCAAAGTTGGGAACGCTCCTCTGCCGGGGTGACTATGCCCAGGCTGGCGCAGCGGCCGCCTGCTCGGTGCGGGCAGACCGGGTGAAGGTGGAGCCGCTGTCGGCGGCGGACACATCACCCCGCGCTCTGGTGAATCAGGTGACAGCGCGAATTGTAGCCGTCGAATTCACGGGCTACGTCACTCGCGTTACCCTGGCGCTGGAAAAGACCGGACAGGAAGTGCTGTACAAAGTCCGCAGCACCGACTGGGTGAGCCAAGCGCTCCAGGAAGGGCAGGTCGTGGCGCTAAGCTGGCTGGCTGATGACTGTGTGTTCTTGTCGCATTAA
- a CDS encoding late competence development ComFB family protein, with protein sequence MSIEKIVEQALQDGYLTPAMEAEVGRICDTASELSIEEYMALDRLMGALLTGEVVAVPRKQFINVMEEMVLTEAIARVAEIEATSDCTLDLGDIAAYALNRLPPMYATTEEGADYQRSRAREDLQPLISEQVAEAIARSVNRPDFYPERQALGKSTSDEVLGQVSTLLKAYAHKFEAHA encoded by the coding sequence ATGAGCATTGAGAAAATCGTCGAGCAAGCGCTTCAAGATGGCTACCTTACCCCTGCGATGGAAGCTGAGGTTGGGCGCATTTGCGATACGGCTTCCGAATTGTCTATCGAAGAGTACATGGCCCTCGATCGGCTCATGGGGGCGCTATTGACCGGCGAGGTGGTCGCGGTGCCCCGCAAACAGTTTATTAACGTGATGGAAGAAATGGTGCTGACGGAGGCGATCGCCCGCGTTGCCGAAATCGAAGCCACCAGCGATTGCACTCTCGACTTGGGCGACATTGCCGCCTACGCGCTGAACCGACTGCCGCCCATGTATGCCACAACGGAGGAAGGCGCAGACTATCAGCGCAGCCGCGCCCGCGAAGATCTGCAACCGCTGATTTCAGAACAGGTGGCAGAGGCGATTGCCCGCAGCGTCAACCGCCCCGACTTCTATCCCGAACGCCAGGCCTTGGGCAAGAGCACCAGCGACGAAGTGCTGGGTCAGGTGAGTACGCTGCTCAAAGCCTACGCCCACAAGTTTGAAGCACACGCCTAA
- a CDS encoding Zn-dependent hydrolase → MVVLSKQLAVNGDRLMQSIDRLAKIGRQPNGDICRLAFSPEDLQARYLVQQWMIEAGMTVRTDAAGNLIGRYEGTDPDAPALATGSHIDTVPSGGPFDGALGVLGGIEVVRTLKENNLRLRHPIEVIVFTDEESSMIGGQAIAGTVLLDQPERYLPKINQPIESCLEKIGGDWSQLPSARRTRADIAAFVELHVEQGCVLERKAQAIGVVQGVVGMQRHLITIHGQPNHAGTTPMDMRQDALIAAAKVILSVQAIALEQPSQPVATVGYLTVAPNAMNIVPGTRRAIGSICATCRRWCWSKCWRS, encoded by the coding sequence ATGGTTGTTCTTTCTAAACAGCTTGCAGTCAATGGCGATCGCCTCATGCAGTCTATTGATCGGCTGGCCAAAATCGGGCGACAGCCCAATGGAGACATCTGCCGCCTAGCCTTTTCGCCAGAAGACTTGCAGGCTCGCTATCTAGTGCAGCAGTGGATGATCGAGGCGGGGATGACCGTGCGGACGGATGCCGCCGGAAACCTAATCGGCCGCTACGAGGGCACCGACCCCGACGCACCCGCCCTGGCCACAGGTTCCCATATCGACACCGTGCCCTCTGGCGGCCCCTTCGACGGGGCCCTGGGGGTGCTGGGCGGCATCGAAGTCGTGCGGACGCTGAAGGAAAATAACCTGCGGCTGCGGCATCCCATTGAGGTCATCGTGTTTACCGATGAGGAGAGCAGCATGATTGGCGGACAGGCGATCGCCGGGACAGTGCTGCTAGATCAGCCAGAACGCTACCTGCCCAAAATCAATCAGCCGATTGAGTCGTGCCTGGAGAAAATTGGCGGCGACTGGAGCCAACTGCCCAGCGCCCGCCGCACCCGCGCCGACATTGCCGCCTTTGTGGAACTGCATGTGGAGCAGGGCTGCGTGCTGGAGCGCAAAGCTCAGGCGATTGGCGTGGTGCAGGGCGTAGTAGGGATGCAGCGGCATCTGATCACGATTCACGGCCAGCCCAACCACGCAGGCACCACCCCGATGGACATGCGCCAGGACGCGCTGATTGCCGCCGCAAAGGTAATTCTGTCAGTGCAGGCGATCGCCCTAGAGCAGCCCAGCCAGCCCGTCGCCACGGTGGGCTATCTCACCGTCGCCCCCAACGCCATGAACATTGTGCCGGGAACCCGTAGAGCTATCGGGTCGATATGCGCGACCTGTCGCAGGTGGTGCTGGAGCAAATGCTGGAGAAGCTGA
- a CDS encoding M20/M25/M40 family metallo-hydrolase — MRDLSQVVLEQMLEKLKQALREIAIATHTRIDIAPVLTVEPTLASLNVQAAIEAVSQDLNLSYLYMPSRAGHDAMEMGRFTDMGMIFVPSQEGLSHSGMEYTSPEQCTQGADVLLHTLIKLDSIYA, encoded by the coding sequence ATGCGCGACCTGTCGCAGGTGGTGCTGGAGCAAATGCTGGAGAAGCTGAAGCAAGCCCTGCGCGAGATTGCGATCGCCACCCACACCCGCATCGACATCGCGCCCGTCCTCACCGTCGAGCCGACTCTGGCCTCTCTCAATGTCCAGGCAGCGATTGAAGCTGTTTCCCAAGACCTGAACCTGAGCTACCTCTACATGCCCAGCCGCGCCGGCCACGACGCAATGGAGATGGGCCGCTTTACCGACATGGGTATGATCTTCGTACCCAGCCAGGAGGGACTCAGCCACTCCGGCATGGAATACACCTCGCCAGAGCAATGCACCCAGGGCGCGGACGTGCTGCTTCACACGCTGATCAAGCTCGACTCGATCTATGCTTAA